A genomic window from Elaeis guineensis isolate ETL-2024a chromosome 3, EG11, whole genome shotgun sequence includes:
- the LOC105042330 gene encoding uncharacterized protein: protein MEAEAEVLEPLELPFSDLLLLSSSASSPSRVSSFPQELARLESLSAAVMQALGPSGPGLLSITGVPKAPALRRALLPLARKLALLDNKDRARILKEHGLGSDVPLKNPDRSVSSFALQLKYGQDSSLEAASSGLSISEQSSHSEEDNSFVNRFQEFNHCGFEQLGKTFKELGLCMMELGLRVAQICDKAIGGRELEQSIINLGSAKGRLIHYHSTLDNLILKENCRRMKKVYSADLCPSNFHATMSGGSFPRSEREPPDELNAKTCLIKDRFCRISLSSLWQQWHYDYGILTVLTTPLFMLPCQTEDCSSVSNSQECSSPDGHTYLQLFDSKRNKLFVVKSPPERFIIQVGEAADILSGGKLCSTLHSVGRPVEKENLSRETFVVFLQPSWDKTLSYPAYLLESKRNGKLLSSKETSGSCDNDNALPSTVVAGTQEPLELMQEILRKIPPLSSRLRDGMTFAEFSRETTKQYYSGSGTQSMR from the exons ATGGAGGCGGAGGCAGAGGTCCTGGAGCCTTTGGAGCTCCCTTTCTccgacctcctcctcctctcctcatCCGCTTCCTCTCCCTCTAGGGTTTCTTCCTTCCCCCAGGAGCTGGCGAGGCTCGAATCCCTCTCTGCCGCCGTGATGCAAGCCCTGGGTCCGTCGGGGCCCGGCCTCTTGTCGATTACCGGAGTCCCCAAAGCCCCCGCCCTCCGCCGCGCCCTCCTCCCTCTCGCCCGGAAGCTCGCGCTTCTCGACAACAAGGATCGCGCTCGAATCCTCAAA GAGCATGGTTTAGGCAGTGATGTTCCTCTGAAGAATCCAGATAGGAGTGTCTCCTCATTTGCCTTGCAGTTAAAATATGGACAAGATTCAAGTTTGGAGGCAGCTTCGAGTGGTCTTAGCATTTCAGAGCAAAGCAGCCACAGTGAAGAAGATAATTCATTTGTTAATAGGTTCCAGGAATTCAATCATTGTGGGTTCGAGCAGCTTGGAAAAACTTTTAAGGAACTAGGTCTTTGTATGATGGAACTTGGACTTCGCGTGGCACAGATTTGTGATAAGGCCATTGGTGGCAGAGAACTGGAACAGAGCATTATAAACTTGGGTAGTGCAAAGGGACGTCTTATTCATTATCATTCAACATTGGATAACCTTATTCTCAAAGAGAACTGCAGGAGAATGAAGAAGGTATATTCGGCCGACCTTTGTCCTTCAAATTTTCATGCTACTATGTCAGGAGGCTCGTTTCCAAGATCAGAAAGGGAACCCCCGGATGAGTTGAATGCAAAAACTTGCTTGATTAAAGATAGGTTCTGCAGAATTTCTTTGTCCAGTTTGTGGCAGCAATGGCACTATGACTATGGAATCTTGACTGTTCTAACAACACCATTATTTATGTTGCCTTGCCAAACGGAAGATTGTTCTTCTGTGTCAAACAGTCAAGAGTGCTCTTCTCCTGATGGGCATACATATTTGCAACTATTTGACTCTAAAAGGAATAAACTCTTTGTGGTGAAATCCCCACCTGAGAGATTCATCATTCAGGTAGGGGAGGCAGCTGATATCTTGTCGGGAGGTAAGCTGTGCTCTACACTTCATTCTGTTGGCAGACCTGTCGAAAAGGAGAACTTAAGCCGGGAGACATTTGTTGTCTTCCTGCAGCCATCTTGGGACAAAACTCTGTCTTATCCTGCATACCTTTTAGAGTCTAAAAGAAATGGGAAGTTGTTGTCAAGCAAGGAGACATCCGGGTCCTGTGACAATGACAATGCTTTGCCAAGCACTGTGGTTGCTGGAACTCAGGAACCACTTGAGCTAATGCAAGAAATCCTCAGAAAAATTCCACCACTATCCTCTCGTTTGAGAGATGGGATGACATTTGCAGAATTCTCACGTGAAACTACCAAGCAGTACTATAGTGGCAGCGGAACCCAGTCTATGAGATAG
- the LOC105042331 gene encoding protein IQ-DOMAIN 19, giving the protein MEKAGRWLKSFLMCKREEKDKGETLTSSSPTEAQSDPIPLPTPKEKNRWSFRRQEAAARKGSTSPDQTVSAPTNALSEAEIDQMRHATAAAVTAAAAAGVAVAAAQAAADVMSLTSATTGKTSSAVEEAAAIKIQAVFRSYLARKALHALKGLVKLQALVRGHLVRKQATATLRCMQALVTAQARARAQRIRMVEESQAISQRQSVYRRSPQRRRSQHSYEMDRCAEENVKSGEMDLRESRGSTKSRNSYPITNTDIKDHRLSIYYGNTCLPLRADQYQQLSSAPPALTYTSPRAYIGHFEEFPFTTAQSSPQYLSAVPVTDAAQTSFNHHFYPNYMANTESSRAKARSQSTPRRRTDSYERQTSRQRPSVEGRSIPRGVKMQRSSSHVGLTANGYQYPWSIKLDRSSMSLKDSECGSTSTMLTNTNYCRSLAGFEVQFVNP; this is encoded by the exons ATGGAGAAGGCGGGAAGATGGCTGAAAAGTTTCTTGATGTGCAAGAGGGAGGAGAAGGATAAAGGTGAGACCTTAACATCTTCATCGCCAACAGAAGCCCAATCAGATCCAATCCCACTGCCCACCCCAAAGGAGAAGAATAGATGGAGCTTCCGGAGACAAGAAGCAGCAGCACGGAAGGGTTCGACATCTCCAGACCAAACAGTAAGTGCACCCACTAATGCACTGTCAGAGGCTGAGATTGATCAAATGAGGCATGCAACGGCTGCAGCAGTGACAGCTGCCGCAGCAGCAGGTGTTGCCGTTGCTGCTGCACAGGCTGCAGCAGATGTGATGAGTCTAACCTCCGCCACCACTGGTAAAACATCCAGTGCTGTTGAGGAGGCTGCTGCAATCAAGATTCAGGCCGTCTTTAGATCGTATCTG GCAAGGAAAGCTTTACATGCATTGAAAGGTCTGGTGAAACTGCAAGCATTGGTGAGAGGCCACCTGGTGAGGAAGCAAGCTACAGCTACTCTCCGCTGCATGCAGGCACTGGTGACTGCTCAAGCCCGAGCACGTGCCCAGAGGATCAGAATGGTTGAAGAGTCCCAAGCCATCTCACAAAGGCAGTCCGTATACAGGAGATCGCCACAGCGTCGCAGATCCCAACATTCATAT GAGATGGACAGATGTGCAGAGGAGAATGTCAAAAGTGGGGAAATGGATCTTCGTGAGTCGAGGGGCAGTACAAAGAGCAGAAACAGTTATCCCATCACAAACACCGACATAAAGGATCACAGACTCTCTATATATTATGGCAATACTTGTCTGCCTCTCAGGGCAGACCAATACCAACAGTTATCATCCGCTCCACCAGCACTAACTTATACAAGCCCAAGGGCTTATATCGGGCATTTTGAGGAGTTCCCATTCACCACAGCACAAAGCAGTCCCCAATACTTATCAGCTGTGCCTGTAACTGATGCAGCACAAACTTCTTTCAACCACCACTTTTACCCCAACTACATGGCTAACACAGAGTCTTCAAGGGCAAAGGCACGGTCACAAAGCACACCAAGACGACGAACTGATTCATATGAAAGGCAAACAAGCAGGCAAAGGCCATCAGTGGAAGGAAGGAGCATTCCAAGAGGTGTTAAGATGCAACGATCTTCGTCCCACGTGGGTTTGACAGCAAATGGGTATCAGTATCCCTGGTCAATCAAACTTGATAGGTCCAGCATGTCCCTCAAAGACAGTGAATGTGGTTCAACAAGCACCATGCTTACGAACACTAACTATTGCAGATCCTTGGCAGGATTTGAGGTACAATTTGTAAATCCTTGA